The following proteins are encoded in a genomic region of Aerococcaceae bacterium DSM 111021:
- the lepB gene encoding signal peptidase I, whose product MTFKGIIREIISTLIWVAVLFLGIKVFYAYVMEPFIVDGRSMEYTLHDGEKMFMMKLNDIERFDVVVFPAPGGPVQTDEPESLYIKRVIGVPGDSIAYQDDQLILNGEIMNEPYLDEMRADVLGNFTGDFLLENVAGSAVVPEGQVFVMGDNRRNSLDGRAFGFIDAEDIIGEADYIYWPLTNMRALEQYEMNAAGDSIVQRD is encoded by the coding sequence ATGACTTTTAAAGGGATAATCAGAGAAATCATCAGCACACTTATCTGGGTGGCTGTTCTTTTTCTAGGAATTAAAGTATTTTATGCGTATGTCATGGAGCCTTTCATAGTGGACGGGCGTTCAATGGAATATACTCTGCATGATGGCGAGAAAATGTTCATGATGAAATTAAATGACATTGAGCGTTTTGATGTCGTTGTATTTCCCGCACCAGGTGGACCGGTTCAAACAGATGAGCCGGAAAGTTTATACATCAAACGCGTGATTGGTGTGCCGGGAGATTCAATTGCCTATCAAGATGATCAATTGATTTTAAACGGTGAAATAATGAATGAACCTTATCTCGACGAGATGAGAGCCGATGTTTTAGGTAACTTTACAGGCGACTTTTTATTGGAGAATGTAGCTGGAAGTGCTGTTGTTCCTGAGGGGCAAGTATTCGTGATGGGAGATAACCGCCGGAACTCACTAGACGGGCGTGCGTTTGGATTCATTGATGCTGAAGATATTATCGGTGAAGCTGATTATATCTATTGGCCGTTAACGAATATGCGTGCTTTAGAACAATACGAAATGAATGCGGCAGGAGATTCAATTGTTCAAAGAGATTGA
- a CDS encoding LURP-one-related family protein — protein sequence MQLYMKQKMLSFKQDFNIVDANQKPVYKVDGELISMGRKLHIIDLETNQEVALVKQKVLTLMPHVDVFVNDKHVAGIRKRLTFFKPQFEIDQIGWTIEGDYFAHDYNIYDREGDLIAQINKKFFAMSDTFEFNIDSDEVDPVMVIAVVLAIDTVMDSKD from the coding sequence ATGCAATTATACATGAAACAGAAAATGTTATCATTTAAACAAGATTTTAATATCGTTGATGCGAACCAAAAACCAGTATATAAGGTAGATGGGGAGCTGATTTCGATGGGTAGAAAATTGCATATCATAGACTTAGAAACCAACCAAGAGGTAGCTCTAGTTAAGCAAAAAGTCTTAACACTTATGCCGCACGTCGATGTATTTGTTAATGATAAACATGTGGCAGGTATTCGAAAACGTCTCACTTTTTTCAAGCCACAATTTGAAATTGATCAAATTGGATGGACGATCGAAGGTGATTACTTTGCACATGATTATAATATTTATGACCGTGAAGGCGATTTAATTGCTCAAATTAATAAAAAATTCTTTGCGATGAGTGATACGTTTGAGTTTAATATTGATAGTGACGAAGTGGATCCAGTCATGGTTATAGCAGTTGTACTAGCAATTGATACAGTGATGGATAGCAAAGACTAA
- the tkt gene encoding transketolase, with translation MFNEKDLVAVNTLRALSIEQVEKANSGHPGLPMGAAPMAYALWAGHLNVNPELSDWPNRDRFVLSAGHGSALLYSLLHMSGFDVTIDDLKDFRQVGSRTPGHPEYRHTDGVEATTGPLGQGIAQAVGIAMAEQHTAAVYNTDEHKVIDHYTYTLVGDGDLMEGISYEAISFAGRQELDKLIVLYDSNDISLDGDLNQAFNEDIKGRFESMNWNYLRVEEGTDLDAISNAIQKAKENQGKPTLIEIKTVIGYGSPQQGTADTHGNPLGADNWTATREVYGWNHEAFDVPAEAQELFDEKVKNRGKKAYEAWLEIFNAYKEANPEKAEAFQQGFNGHLAEDYASELEYKGTDAKAEASRASGGDAIQALAAKVPYLWGGSADLSGSNKTMISGDEDFMPENRSGRNIWFGVREFAMAAMMNGIALHGGTKVYGGTFFVFTDYLKAAVRLSALSQLPVTYVMTHDSVAVGEDGPTHEPIEQLAGFRAMPNLNLIRPADVNETYAAWKVAMESENRPTMLVLSRQNLPVLEGSNTKAEEGVRKGGYVISPSEGDTPEGILIATGSEVNLAVEAQAKLKEQGVDVSVVSLPAQNLFDEQSAEYKESVLPKAVRNRMSIEMGATFGWERYVGLDGVTLGIDRFGASGKGEEVIEYFGFTAENVVSKYTEAFGK, from the coding sequence ATGTTTAACGAAAAAGATTTAGTAGCGGTAAATACATTACGTGCGTTGAGTATTGAACAAGTTGAGAAAGCTAATTCAGGTCACCCAGGTTTACCTATGGGTGCGGCGCCAATGGCATATGCATTATGGGCAGGTCACTTAAATGTGAATCCTGAATTATCAGACTGGCCTAACCGTGACCGTTTCGTTCTATCGGCAGGGCATGGTTCGGCATTACTTTATAGTTTATTACATATGAGTGGATTCGACGTGACGATTGATGACTTAAAGGACTTCCGTCAAGTAGGAAGCCGTACACCAGGTCACCCAGAGTACCGCCATACTGATGGTGTTGAAGCGACTACAGGTCCATTAGGACAAGGTATTGCACAAGCTGTTGGTATTGCGATGGCAGAACAACATACTGCTGCTGTATACAATACTGATGAGCATAAAGTAATCGATCACTATACATATACATTAGTGGGTGATGGAGATTTAATGGAAGGGATTAGCTATGAAGCTATTTCATTCGCGGGTCGCCAAGAATTAGATAAATTAATCGTTCTTTATGATTCAAACGATATTTCATTAGATGGAGACTTAAACCAAGCGTTTAATGAAGATATTAAAGGCCGTTTTGAGTCTATGAACTGGAACTACTTACGTGTTGAAGAAGGAACAGACTTAGATGCAATCTCAAATGCGATTCAAAAAGCAAAAGAGAACCAAGGTAAACCAACTTTAATTGAGATTAAAACAGTTATCGGATACGGTTCACCTCAACAAGGAACTGCGGATACGCATGGTAACCCATTAGGTGCTGACAACTGGACAGCAACTCGTGAAGTATACGGATGGAACCATGAAGCGTTTGATGTTCCGGCAGAAGCTCAAGAATTATTCGACGAAAAAGTTAAAAACCGTGGTAAGAAAGCTTATGAAGCATGGTTAGAAATATTTAATGCATATAAAGAAGCTAACCCAGAAAAAGCTGAAGCATTCCAACAAGGCTTCAACGGACATCTTGCTGAAGATTATGCATCAGAATTAGAATACAAAGGAACAGACGCTAAAGCAGAAGCGAGTCGTGCTTCGGGTGGAGATGCTATCCAAGCTTTAGCTGCGAAAGTACCTTACTTATGGGGTGGATCAGCTGACTTATCTGGTTCTAACAAAACAATGATTAGTGGCGACGAGGACTTCATGCCAGAAAACCGTTCTGGACGTAATATTTGGTTTGGTGTGCGAGAATTTGCAATGGCTGCTATGATGAACGGTATTGCTTTACATGGTGGTACAAAAGTTTACGGAGGAACATTCTTCGTATTTACTGACTACTTAAAAGCTGCTGTACGTTTATCAGCATTATCACAATTGCCAGTAACATATGTGATGACTCACGATTCAGTTGCAGTTGGTGAAGATGGACCAACACATGAGCCAATTGAGCAATTAGCTGGATTCCGTGCAATGCCTAACTTAAACTTAATCCGTCCTGCTGACGTTAATGAAACATATGCAGCATGGAAAGTAGCAATGGAATCAGAAAACCGTCCAACAATGTTAGTTTTATCACGTCAAAACTTACCAGTCTTAGAAGGATCAAACACGAAAGCTGAAGAAGGTGTACGTAAAGGTGGATATGTTATCTCACCAAGTGAAGGCGATACTCCTGAAGGAATCCTAATTGCGACAGGTTCTGAAGTGAATCTAGCAGTTGAAGCACAAGCGAAATTAAAAGAGCAAGGCGTAGACGTATCAGTTGTATCATTACCAGCACAAAACTTATTCGATGAGCAATCAGCAGAATATAAAGAAAGTGTTTTACCTAAAGCTGTACGTAACCGTATGTCAATCGAAATGGGAGCAACATTCGGTTGGGAACGTTATGTTGGACTTGACGGTGTAACACTCGGAATTGACCGTTTTGGCGCTTCTGGTAAAGGTGAAGAAGTGATTGAATACTTCGGCTTTACTGCAGAAAATGTTGTAAGTAAATACACTGAAGCGTTTGGAAAATAA
- a CDS encoding NERD domain-containing protein, with product MMQKSTELIQLEILEVRLVDLDEKQKRRSWSLKLGFIGEAEVELWIKKYGNKHWHLIHDYWFYNKKTMQADFLIIKENRWLVIEVKNFDGKFEYKNHECTINHRLMDDDIMMSMSSKVSRLKRIASEVSAEIEVLGAMVFINEHCQVEIEQHVDFEIILRNQFKNFLKRHNDFMAMPLMPDHFNQVQKVLNRYVTKNPFQPTGLTVENFELLRKGVTCKDCHSFDVDVLLKNVTCRHCDSKELKSDAILRSAEQLRYVFCDNAEMVTTRNVYEFTGGQISQGTIRKVLANSYRKNGSTKAAYYEIE from the coding sequence ATGATGCAAAAGAGTACAGAATTAATTCAGCTAGAAATATTGGAAGTGCGACTAGTAGATTTAGATGAGAAACAGAAAAGACGAAGTTGGTCGTTGAAACTTGGTTTTATCGGCGAAGCTGAAGTTGAGTTATGGATCAAAAAATACGGTAACAAGCATTGGCACCTGATTCATGATTATTGGTTCTATAATAAGAAAACGATGCAGGCTGATTTTTTAATCATAAAGGAGAATCGGTGGCTTGTTATTGAAGTGAAAAATTTTGATGGTAAATTTGAGTATAAGAATCATGAATGTACAATCAATCATCGATTAATGGACGATGACATTATGATGAGCATGTCGAGTAAAGTCAGCCGGTTAAAGCGAATAGCATCTGAAGTGTCTGCGGAAATTGAAGTTCTTGGTGCGATGGTCTTTATTAACGAACACTGCCAAGTTGAGATTGAACAGCATGTCGATTTTGAAATCATACTAAGAAATCAATTCAAAAACTTTCTGAAGCGGCATAATGATTTTATGGCTATGCCACTGATGCCAGATCACTTTAATCAAGTACAAAAAGTCTTGAATCGGTATGTCACTAAAAATCCATTTCAACCTACTGGCTTAACGGTGGAAAATTTTGAGTTGCTTCGAAAAGGTGTGACATGTAAGGATTGCCATAGCTTTGATGTTGATGTTTTATTGAAAAATGTAACGTGTAGGCATTGTGATTCTAAGGAGCTGAAGTCAGATGCGATACTGAGATCTGCAGAGCAATTGAGGTATGTGTTTTGTGATAATGCTGAGATGGTTACAACTAGGAATGTATATGAATTTACTGGAGGACAAATTAGTCAGGGTACTATTCGGAAGGTTTTGGCTAATTCGTATAGAAAAAACGGCTCAACGAAAGCTGCATATTATGAAATTGAATGA
- a CDS encoding uroporphyrinogen decarboxylase: MNKFDRIKLAISGDKQSTIPFSFWTHLPEIDRLPKEVAQATYDMYKQYDLDFIKTMNNGMYAVEDYRTELDFSEVAKGGVAKVVETPINHYDDWLNLPLLELESAAAMQRELNHLEHLLNLVDGEAPVIMTIFSPLTTADKLSKGRLAEHLVQDEAGYIHQALDKIAQSTASLAQRAIELGAAGIYFASQMSSYDKVNEEIYAEYGVPYDLKVLEGAQAGWFNAIHVHGDDIMFNLVKDYPVHVFNWHVWESLPELKEGIDYTGKCVMGGIARMDITHNNRNPLRHQIYRSITESGGKNLILTPGCGIRHPFEEDTIRYLQKVKSETEALLNK, encoded by the coding sequence TTGAATAAATTTGACCGTATAAAATTAGCCATTAGTGGTGATAAACAAAGTACGATTCCCTTTTCTTTCTGGACACATTTACCAGAAATTGATCGGTTACCTAAAGAAGTTGCCCAAGCGACTTATGATATGTATAAACAGTACGATTTAGACTTTATTAAAACAATGAATAACGGTATGTATGCCGTGGAAGACTATAGGACTGAATTAGATTTTTCTGAAGTGGCTAAAGGTGGGGTGGCTAAAGTGGTTGAAACACCGATTAATCACTATGACGACTGGTTAAACCTTCCGTTACTTGAGCTAGAAAGCGCAGCAGCAATGCAAAGAGAGCTTAACCACCTTGAACACCTGTTGAACTTAGTAGATGGTGAAGCACCCGTTATTATGACTATCTTCAGCCCTTTGACTACTGCGGATAAATTATCTAAAGGCCGTTTAGCTGAACACCTTGTACAAGATGAAGCTGGATATATTCACCAAGCTTTAGACAAAATTGCCCAGTCAACGGCATCACTTGCACAAAGAGCCATTGAGTTAGGTGCAGCGGGTATATACTTCGCTTCTCAAATGAGTTCTTACGATAAAGTTAATGAAGAAATCTATGCCGAATATGGTGTACCATATGATTTGAAAGTGCTCGAAGGCGCACAAGCTGGTTGGTTTAACGCAATTCATGTGCACGGTGATGATATTATGTTTAATCTGGTTAAAGATTACCCTGTTCACGTGTTTAACTGGCATGTGTGGGAAAGTTTACCTGAGTTAAAAGAAGGTATCGACTACACTGGTAAATGCGTCATGGGTGGGATTGCCCGTATGGATATTACACATAATAACCGTAACCCTTTACGTCATCAAATCTACCGTTCAATTACTGAGTCAGGTGGGAAAAACTTAATTTTAACCCCAGGTTGCGGTATTCGTCATCCATTCGAAGAAGACACGATTCGCTACTTACAAAAAGTTAAGTCTGAAACTGAAGCTTTGTTAAATAAATAG
- the cadA gene encoding cadmium-translocating P-type ATPase: MSTDKHKHHEHNHKHMDHGEMDHSHMHHDHTNHSEMDHSKMDHSHTDHTHMHHDHGAMGGHDHHHHGDFKKLFLRSLPLGLIIMWISPLMGLEIPFPFQYTFPYSDILGTVLSTILIIYGGKPFFKGAMDEFKQKSPGMMALVSMGVGVSYLYSVYAVVMRYITGEHVMDFYFEFASLVLIMLLGHWIEMVALGNAGDAQESLAKLLPKEAQVVLEDESVENRPVAKLQVGDIVRVQAGENVPADGKIVRGSSRVNESLLTGESKPIEKKAGDDAIGGSTNGQGTLFVEVSQTGDMSFLSQVQHLVAEAQGNPSRAENKAHQVAGWLFYIAVGVALVTFFVWWMIADLQTSISYTVTTLVIACPHALGLAIPLVISRSTSLGANRGLLVTNREAYELTTKSETMILDKTGTLTTGEFKVLKVDSLDGTYSEEELLSLMAGIEAGSSHPIAQSIMSYVSDEIIESANFNSTEVISGEGVKGVHQGSEYALISQKAYAENIDIEMLPGATISILIKDGKAIGAVSLGDELKATSKELMDVLKNKGITPIMATGDNDNAAKGVAEALGIEYRANQSPQDKYNLVEALQSEGKTVIMVGDGVNDAPSLALADVGVAIGAGTQVAIDSADTVLTQSEPGDIESFIELSFKTNSKMNQNLLWGAGYNFIAIPLAAGLLAPIGITISPAVGAILMSLSTVIVAINAVSLNIED; this comes from the coding sequence ATGAGTACGGACAAACATAAGCATCACGAACATAATCACAAACATATGGATCATGGTGAGATGGACCATAGTCACATGCATCATGATCATACGAACCATAGTGAAATGGATCACAGTAAGATGGATCATAGCCACACAGACCACACTCACATGCATCATGATCATGGGGCAATGGGTGGGCATGATCACCATCATCATGGGGATTTCAAGAAACTGTTCTTACGTTCATTACCGTTAGGATTAATTATTATGTGGATTTCTCCTTTAATGGGGTTAGAGATTCCGTTTCCATTCCAATATACTTTTCCTTATTCAGATATTTTAGGAACTGTTCTATCAACAATACTTATAATTTACGGAGGAAAACCATTTTTCAAAGGTGCGATGGATGAATTTAAACAAAAATCACCTGGTATGATGGCACTCGTTTCAATGGGTGTGGGTGTGTCGTATCTATATAGTGTGTACGCAGTAGTTATGCGTTATATAACGGGCGAGCATGTTATGGATTTCTACTTTGAATTTGCTTCATTGGTATTAATCATGTTATTAGGTCATTGGATTGAGATGGTTGCTTTAGGCAATGCTGGGGACGCTCAAGAGTCATTGGCCAAATTATTACCAAAAGAAGCTCAAGTAGTCTTGGAAGATGAATCGGTTGAAAATCGTCCAGTAGCAAAACTTCAAGTAGGGGACATCGTTCGAGTACAAGCGGGTGAAAATGTGCCTGCAGATGGAAAGATTGTTCGAGGAAGTTCACGTGTGAATGAATCACTATTAACAGGTGAATCAAAACCCATCGAGAAAAAAGCAGGAGACGATGCAATCGGAGGATCAACGAATGGGCAAGGTACGCTATTCGTGGAAGTCAGCCAGACAGGAGATATGTCGTTCTTATCTCAAGTTCAACATTTAGTGGCTGAAGCTCAAGGGAATCCATCGCGAGCAGAGAACAAAGCACATCAAGTTGCGGGTTGGTTGTTTTATATAGCAGTAGGCGTGGCCTTAGTTACTTTCTTCGTATGGTGGATGATTGCGGATCTACAAACGTCGATTTCTTATACGGTGACAACACTTGTTATCGCCTGTCCGCACGCTTTAGGTTTGGCTATTCCTTTAGTTATTTCACGAAGTACAAGTCTAGGTGCAAACCGCGGGCTACTAGTTACAAATCGTGAAGCGTATGAATTAACGACCAAATCAGAAACAATGATATTAGATAAGACAGGAACATTAACGACGGGTGAATTTAAAGTGCTTAAAGTTGATTCGTTGGACGGTACATATAGTGAAGAGGAGTTGCTAAGTTTGATGGCTGGTATTGAAGCTGGATCCAGTCACCCTATTGCCCAATCAATTATGAGTTATGTTTCAGATGAAATCATTGAATCAGCTAATTTTAATTCAACAGAAGTTATTTCTGGTGAAGGAGTTAAAGGCGTGCATCAAGGAAGTGAGTATGCACTAATTAGTCAAAAAGCTTATGCGGAAAATATCGATATTGAGATGTTACCAGGAGCAACGATAAGTATTTTGATTAAAGATGGCAAAGCAATCGGAGCTGTTTCTTTAGGTGATGAATTGAAAGCGACTAGTAAAGAGCTTATGGATGTACTCAAGAATAAAGGCATTACACCCATTATGGCAACAGGGGACAATGACAATGCAGCCAAAGGTGTTGCAGAAGCATTAGGTATTGAATACCGAGCCAACCAATCACCACAAGATAAGTATAATTTAGTTGAGGCACTTCAAAGTGAAGGCAAGACTGTGATTATGGTGGGGGATGGAGTGAATGATGCGCCGTCACTGGCATTAGCTGATGTAGGTGTGGCTATTGGAGCTGGCACACAAGTCGCAATTGATTCAGCAGACACTGTCTTAACACAATCAGAACCCGGCGATATTGAATCATTTATCGAACTGTCATTTAAGACGAATAGTAAGATGAATCAGAACTTATTATGGGGAGCAGGTTATAACTTTATCGCTATACCATTGGCGGCAGGACTTTTGGCACCAATTGGTATAACGATATCGCCGGCTGTTGGCGCGATTCTGATGTCACTTTCAACAGTGATTGTTGCAATTAACGCAGTGTCGTTAAATATTGAAGATTAA
- a CDS encoding proline--tRNA ligase: protein MVTRKEDFSKWYIQTIQQADLMDYSPVRGCMIFKPNGYEIWEHIQESLNYRFKQEGIRNAYFPMLIPESFFNKEKDHIEGFSPELPWVTEAAGEKLEERLALRPTSETMIGDAYSKWINSYRDLPMEMNQWANVFRWEKRTMPFLRTSEFLWQEGHTAHATAEEAQTRTQRMLDIYAEVIEGTLAIPVFKGEKTPSERFAGAERTYSVEAMMQDTKAVQAGTSHYMGTKFAEAFDIKYLNSNNEHVHAFTTSWGVSTRLIGAMIMTHGDDQGLIMPPKVAPQQVVFIPVGPWQKNPAIMDKIYELNEELASKQIRTVIDGSDNRPGYKFNEWELRGAPLRVEIGPRDLENNKVIVKARDLDEKVDVDFANFSDYIETALDEMQTRLLENARVRNAENIYTDINTLDELEAHIEAKKAADETPGWVLAGWDGTEESEAMIQERTGFTTRNIPVDGTVDKKDVCIVTGNPATETVWLARAY from the coding sequence ATGGTAACGAGAAAAGAAGATTTTTCAAAATGGTATATCCAAACAATTCAACAAGCTGACTTAATGGATTACTCACCAGTACGTGGTTGTATGATTTTTAAACCAAACGGTTATGAGATTTGGGAGCACATTCAAGAATCATTAAACTATCGTTTCAAACAAGAGGGTATTCGTAACGCATACTTCCCTATGTTGATTCCAGAGAGTTTCTTTAATAAAGAGAAGGACCATATTGAAGGATTCTCACCAGAATTACCGTGGGTTACGGAAGCAGCTGGAGAAAAGTTAGAAGAACGCTTAGCTTTACGCCCAACATCTGAGACAATGATTGGTGATGCATATTCTAAATGGATTAACTCATACCGCGACTTACCTATGGAGATGAATCAATGGGCGAACGTATTCCGCTGGGAAAAACGTACGATGCCATTTTTACGTACATCAGAATTCTTATGGCAAGAAGGACATACAGCGCATGCTACAGCTGAAGAAGCTCAAACACGTACGCAACGTATGTTAGATATCTATGCAGAAGTGATCGAAGGAACATTGGCTATTCCCGTATTCAAAGGAGAAAAGACACCTTCAGAACGTTTTGCAGGTGCAGAACGCACTTACTCAGTAGAAGCAATGATGCAAGATACGAAAGCAGTTCAAGCAGGAACAAGTCATTACATGGGGACAAAATTCGCTGAAGCATTTGATATCAAATATTTAAACAGTAACAACGAACATGTTCATGCATTTACAACATCATGGGGAGTTTCAACTCGTCTGATTGGTGCAATGATCATGACCCATGGTGACGACCAAGGATTAATTATGCCACCAAAAGTAGCGCCACAACAAGTGGTATTCATTCCAGTAGGACCTTGGCAAAAGAACCCAGCAATCATGGATAAAATCTATGAGCTGAATGAAGAATTAGCCAGCAAACAAATCCGTACAGTCATTGATGGAAGTGATAACCGTCCAGGTTACAAATTCAATGAGTGGGAACTACGCGGAGCGCCACTGCGAGTTGAAATTGGTCCACGAGATCTAGAAAATAATAAAGTAATTGTTAAAGCACGTGACTTAGACGAGAAAGTCGATGTTGACTTCGCGAACTTCTCTGACTACATCGAAACAGCTTTAGACGAAATGCAAACTCGTTTATTAGAGAACGCACGCGTTCGTAATGCAGAAAATATCTACACAGATATCAATACATTAGACGAACTTGAAGCACATATCGAAGCGAAAAAAGCAGCCGACGAAACCCCAGGTTGGGTATTAGCAGGTTGGGATGGAACAGAAGAATCAGAAGCAATGATTCAAGAGCGCACTGGTTTCACAACACGTAACATTCCAGTTGATGGTACAGTAGATAAGAAAGATGTATGTATCGTGACAGGTAATCCAGCAACAGAAACAGTTTGGTTAGCAAGAGCATACTAA
- a CDS encoding ATP-dependent 6-phosphofructokinase encodes MKRIGVLTSGGDAPGMNAAINGIVDEARKHNIEVRGYLEGYSGLIANDYIELTPKNVKPHHNVGGTFLGTSRSEEFKKAEVQAAVAKQLKEDEVDGLVVIGGDGSYRGAMSLSKLGIQTVGIPGTIDNDIPITELTLGFKTAVRNVVDTVDIIMQSASSHKHLYGIEVMGRRAGDIAKWTGRALDADGIIAEASDFNVDKVKEAIEKSQAMGKRYQLFIIAEGVMSAEEFKDIVESETGYPIHPLLLGHIQRGGNPVAEDRILGLDFGEHAVELLLDGKTERCTAVIDNKVTDVSFEETFALI; translated from the coding sequence ATGAAGCGTATAGGTGTATTAACAAGTGGAGGCGATGCTCCAGGGATGAATGCAGCCATTAACGGAATTGTTGATGAAGCACGCAAACATAACATTGAAGTGCGCGGTTACCTTGAAGGATACTCTGGGTTAATTGCGAACGATTATATTGAATTAACACCTAAGAATGTCAAACCGCACCACAATGTGGGAGGGACATTTTTAGGTACGTCGAGATCAGAAGAGTTTAAGAAGGCAGAAGTTCAAGCGGCAGTCGCCAAGCAATTAAAAGAAGATGAAGTAGATGGACTCGTCGTTATCGGGGGAGATGGTTCTTACCGTGGAGCGATGAGTTTGTCCAAATTAGGTATCCAAACGGTTGGCATTCCTGGCACAATCGATAATGATATTCCAATTACAGAGCTAACTTTAGGCTTCAAGACCGCAGTTCGCAATGTGGTGGATACTGTGGATATTATTATGCAGTCTGCCTCAAGTCACAAACATCTATACGGGATTGAAGTTATGGGTCGTCGAGCTGGAGATATTGCAAAGTGGACAGGACGAGCACTAGACGCAGACGGCATCATTGCTGAAGCAAGTGACTTTAATGTAGATAAAGTTAAAGAAGCGATTGAAAAGTCTCAAGCCATGGGCAAGAGATATCAATTATTCATCATCGCTGAAGGTGTCATGTCCGCGGAAGAATTCAAGGACATTGTCGAAAGCGAAACAGGTTATCCAATTCACCCGTTATTACTTGGGCATATTCAACGTGGTGGGAACCCTGTTGCTGAGGACCGAATCTTAGGACTGGACTTTGGTGAACACGCTGTGGAATTGTTGTTAGATGGAAAAACCGAGCGCTGTACAGCTGTCATTGATAACAAAGTCACTGATGTGAGTTTTGAAGAAACGTTTGCTTTAATTTAA
- a CDS encoding ABC transporter permease subunit has protein sequence MFFLLYGVPLIVHLFVMMYSLPQASSSLLSVFGVTMQPHSFPSLLIVITTFSLLEAAIESENIRGAFQSIDPRQIEAGQSIGMTRRQNLRRIIIPQVMSVAIPLFLNAFLKNIKGLSLAFTVGVVDILAQARYAAALSYRYLESYVAAALVYWLICGILQMIFNRVELKLQFGASRRQGV, from the coding sequence ATGTTTTTTCTTCTATATGGGGTTCCTTTAATTGTGCATTTATTCGTAATGATGTACAGCCTTCCCCAAGCTAGTAGCTCACTCTTATCGGTTTTCGGAGTAACAATGCAACCTCATAGCTTCCCAAGCTTATTGATTGTTATTACTACGTTCTCACTACTTGAGGCAGCGATTGAATCAGAAAATATTCGTGGAGCCTTCCAATCCATTGATCCACGTCAAATTGAAGCCGGTCAATCAATTGGAATGACACGCCGTCAGAATTTACGTCGCATTATTATTCCACAAGTAATGAGTGTAGCCATCCCATTATTCTTAAATGCCTTTTTGAAAAACATTAAAGGTCTCTCACTTGCCTTTACAGTTGGAGTTGTTGATATTCTAGCTCAAGCTCGTTACGCAGCTGCTTTAAGTTACCGCTACTTAGAATCTTATGTTGCTGCAGCTTTAGTTTATTGGCTTATCTGTGGTATTTTACAAATGATTTTCAACCGTGTTGAATTAAAACTTCAATTTGGTGCCTCACGTAGACAAGGAGTGTAA
- a CDS encoding DUF924 domain-containing protein, protein MNIAHYQDVLDFWFDPEHADLLFEKNDDFDTLIQERFGDTLIAACEGLLWDWRTSAYGRLAEIIVLDQFSRNLYRGDKKSFAQDTMALTLAQELYNLREFKDDFSTQEQSFAMMPFMHSESRDIHEIALRIFSEIGDENTLHYEKLHKDIIDRFGRYPHRNEILERKTTEEEDAFLKEPNSSF, encoded by the coding sequence ATGAATATCGCTCACTATCAAGACGTATTAGACTTTTGGTTTGACCCCGAACATGCTGATTTATTATTCGAAAAAAATGATGACTTTGACACATTGATTCAAGAACGTTTTGGTGATACTTTGATTGCTGCTTGTGAAGGCTTGTTATGGGACTGGCGTACAAGCGCATATGGAAGACTTGCTGAAATTATCGTGCTAGATCAGTTCTCGCGTAACTTATATCGTGGTGACAAGAAAAGTTTCGCTCAAGATACGATGGCTCTAACCTTAGCGCAGGAATTATATAATTTGCGTGAATTTAAAGATGACTTTTCAACTCAAGAACAAAGCTTCGCGATGATGCCTTTCATGCACTCTGAATCGCGCGACATCCATGAAATCGCCTTACGCATCTTCTCTGAAATAGGCGATGAGAACACACTCCATTATGAAAAGTTACATAAAGATATTATCGACCGCTTCGGTCGCTACCCACACCGAAATGAAATTCTAGAGCGCAAAACAACCGAAGAGGAAGACGCGTTTCTAAAAGAACCTAATAGTAGTTTCTGA